From Clarias gariepinus isolate MV-2021 ecotype Netherlands chromosome 2, CGAR_prim_01v2, whole genome shotgun sequence, one genomic window encodes:
- the LOC128545001 gene encoding polyadenylate-binding protein 1-like codes for MNTTSEMKRLTIYMLESAPIDDQVQIAHDHLLPLVEKIHPSQANKITWMLVQDENNFEIMNMIGDPEHLRVRVDEMDSLLKARETDQKPETLKAIFNSNKKRRNKKKKKYLD; via the exons ATGAACACGACATCTGAGATGAAGCGTCTGACGATTTACATGTTGGAGTCTGCACCGATAGACGACCAGGTCCAGATAGCAC ACGATCATCTGTTACCCCTGGTTGAAAAAATCCACCCCAGTCAGGCCAATAAGATCACCTGGATGCTGGTGCAAGACGAAAACAACTTTGAAATAATGAACATGATTGGAGATCCTGAGCATCTGCGTGTCAGG gTCGACGAAATGGACTCTCTCCTGAAGGCGAGAGAAACTGATCAGAAGCCG GAAACACTGAAAGCAATTTTCAACAGCAACAAGAAgagaagaaataagaaaaagaagaaatatttagACTGA
- the slc49a3 gene encoding solute carrier family 49 member A3, whose amino-acid sequence MEDGEIDTDSSEVKCNSTQRRSRRAPEFRVYGRRWFILLVLCVLNCSNSVLWLTFAPVADQTAQHLHVTLDQVNWLSVVYMVVAIPLSFITTWMLDTLGLRPTLILGSWLNMAGGVVRVVGVLSSLPENTMFPVVMAGQTLCSLAQPLVIFSPTKLSALWFPEHQRATANMIASMSNPLGLLFVNIFSPIIISRSNSFFMLLLIYAIPAIVVCFLATVGIRESVPPTPPSASADTSSSEPFFQGIKLLLKNKAYMILLVCFGSGVGIFTCFATLLEQILCVKGYPNDFAGLCAVLFIIFGVLGAAFLGIFVDKTKMFTESIKISMCLTSLLCTAFAVVSQLGEQKVIIGAVCALFGLFGFATYPVAMELSVECSYPVGEATSAGLVFISGQVQSIVYTILLQALTTKLIDSPLSVCAAGDDASLSWMVPVLVMAGLCCLASCSFVIFFHTQYRRINTEAAENQVINNSTDA is encoded by the exons ATGGAGGATGGAGAAATTGACACCGACTCCTCGGAAGTTAAATGTAACTCCACACAGAGAAGGAGTAGGAGAGCGCCGGAGTTCCGAGTGTACGGGAGGAGATGGTTCATACTGCTGGTGCTCTGCGTGCTCAACTGCTCTAACTCAGTG ctGTGGCTAACATTCGCCCCAGTAGCGGATCAGACAGCACAGCATCTGCATGTGACTCTGGACCAGGTCAACTGGCTCTCTGTGGTCTACATGGTGGTGGCCATCCCTCTGAGCTTCATCACCACATGGATGCTGGATACACTGGGACTACGGCCCACC CTGATTTTGGGCTCGTGGCTCAACATGGCCGGCGGTGTTGTCAGGGTTGTGGGAGTGCTCAGCTCTCTGCCGGAGAATACCATGTTTCCCGTGGTGATGGCAGGGCAGACTCTGTGCTCTCTGGCCCAGCCTCTGGTAATCTTCTCCCCTACCAAACTGTCAGCACTGTGGTTCCCTGAGCACCAACGCGCTACAGCTAACATGATCGCTTCAATGT CAAATCCCCTTGGACTGCTTTTCGTTAATATCTTCTCCCCAATCATCATTAGTAGGAGCAACAGCTTTTTCATGCTG CTCCTTATATATGCTATACCTGCCATCGTCGTCTGTTTCCTAGCAACAGTGGGCATCCGGGAGAGCGTTCCCCCAACGCCACCTTCTGCCAGTGCAGACACCTCTAGCTCCGAGCCTTTCTTTCAAGGGATTAAACTG CTGTTGAAAAATAAAGCCTATATGAtcctgctggtgtgttttggctCAGGTGTCGGCATCTTCACCTGTTTCGCCACACTTCTCGAGCAGATTCTCTGTGTCAAAGGTTACCCAAAT GACTTTGCAGGGTTGTGTGCCGTTCTCTTTATCATCTTCGGGGTGCTTGGAGCTGCTTTCCTTGGCATTTTTGTGGACAAAACAAAGATGTTCACAGAATCCATAAAAATCAGCATGTGCCTTACGTCTCTGTTGTGCACCGCATTTGCAGTG GTTTCTCAGTTGGGGGAGCAGAAAGTCATAATTGGAGCAGTTTGTGCTCTCTTCGGCTTATTCGGATTCGCCACCTATCCAGTTGCCATGGAGCTGTCAGTCGAGTGCTCTTACCCAGTTGGTGAGGCGACATCAGCAGGGCTTGTGTTTATTTCAGG GCAGGTCCAGTCCATTGTGTACACCATACTCTTACAAGCCCTGACGACGAAACTGATAGACTCACCTTTGTCTGTGTGCGCTGCAGGCGATGATGCCAGCCTCAGCTGGATGG tgcCTGTGCTGGTGATGGCTGGATTGTGCTGCTTAGCTTCATGCTCCTTCGTCATCTTCTTCCACACGCAGTACCGGAGAATCAACACAGAGGCAGCCGAAAACCAAGTGATTAACAACAGCACAGATGCATGA